A region from the Aegilops tauschii subsp. strangulata cultivar AL8/78 chromosome 5, Aet v6.0, whole genome shotgun sequence genome encodes:
- the LOC109746680 gene encoding aspartate--tRNA ligase 2, cytoplasmic-like, which translates to MNALHVARANAGVSTQMVRFATSLSKESVVDVESIVTHPKEPLKATTQQVKVQVRKVYCINRAIPTLPINLEDAA; encoded by the exons ATGAACGCCCTGCACGTCGCCAGGGCCAACGCCGGCGTCAGCACACAGATGGTGCGCTTTGCCACCTCCCTCAGCAAGGAGAGCGTCGTCGATGTCGAGAGCATCGTCACCCACCCCAAGGAACCCCTCAAGGCCACCACACAGCAG GTCAAGGTGCAGGTTAGGAAGGTCTACTGCATAAATAGGGCGATCCCCACACTTCCGATCAACCTTGAGGATGCGGCCTGA
- the LOC109746661 gene encoding putative ripening-related protein 4, producing the protein MANLKNLLAMFALVMFLSQLCVHGVSVSVGSSANVTTETKHLRGRCHISGFLHGKSGDCNRDHGSVCCKDGHRYPQFRCSPPVSADTPEILTLNSFARGGDGGGKSFCDNCFHKDTELVVALSTGWLRLDGKRRCNKMIRINGNGRAVLAKVVDECDSVYGCDAEHNFEPPCPYNDVDASPAVWKALGLKVEIGVFKITWSDV; encoded by the coding sequence ATGGCTAACTTGAAGAACCTATTAGCTATGTTTGCTCTCGTGATGTTCCTGTCACAGCTTTGCGTCCATGGTGTCTCCGTCTCCGTGGGCAGCAGCGCGAACGTTACTACGGAGACCAAACATCTTCGCGGCAGGTGCCACATCAGTGGCTTCCTGCATGGCAAATCCGGCGACTGCAACAGGGATCACGGCTCGGTCTGCTGTAAAGACGGTCACCGCTACCCGCAATTCAGGTGCTCGCCCCCGGTGTCGGCCGACACACCGGAGATCCTAACTCTTAACAGCTTCGCACGAGGTGGAGACGGCGGCGGCAAATCGTTCTGCGACAACTGCTTCCATAAGGACACCGAGCTGGTGGTGGCGCTGTCCACGGGGTGGTTGCGCTTGGACGGCAAGCGCAGGTGCAACAAGATGATCCGCATCAACGGGAACGGGCGTGCCGTGCTGGCCAAGGTCGTCGACGAGTGCGACTCGGTGTACGGCTGCGACGCCGAGCACAACTTCGAGCCACCGTGCCCATACAATGACGTAGACGCATCACCGGCCGTGTGGAAGGCGCTAGGGCTCAAGGTGGAGATTGGAGTGTTCAAGATCACTTGGTCTGATGTGTGA
- the LOC141023083 gene encoding putative ripening-related protein 4 encodes MANLKKLLAMFALVMFLSQLRVHGISVSVGSSANIATETKHLRGSCHISGFLHGKSGDYNRDHDSVCCKDGDRYPQFRCSPPVSADTPAILSLNSFARGGDGGGKSFCDNRFHKDTELVVALSTGMFTNDY; translated from the coding sequence ATGGCTAACTTGAAGAAGCTATTAGCTATGTTTGCTCTCGTGATGTTCCTGTCACAGCTCCGTGTCCATGGTATCTCCGTGTCCGTGGGCAGCAGCGCGAACATTGCTACAGAGACCAAACATCTTCGCGGCAGTTGCCACATCAGTGGCTTCCTGCATGGAAAATCCGGCGACTACAACAGGGATCACGACTCGGTCTGCTGTAAAGACGGTGACCGCTACCCGCAATTCAGGTGCTCGCCCCCGGTGTCGGCCGACACGCCGGCGATCCTAAGTCTGAACAGCTTCGCACGAGGAGGAGACGGCGGCGGCAAATCGTTCTGCGACAACCGCTTCCACAAGGACACTGAGCTGGTGGTGGCGCTGTCCACGGGGATGTTCACAAATGACTATTAA